In one Deinococcus roseus genomic region, the following are encoded:
- a CDS encoding glycosyl hydrolase: MKHPWIALLLPLALAACSTTTAPEVAAPQALSPGQSSVLDYIKSISGKYTIAGQHNREPNSDPTKWTRYIQSTTGKTPGLWGGDFLFLQDDINNRQTMVNQAKAQFKSGAVVALTWHVCPPTVSEPCNWDSGGILSHLSDAQWSQLITPGSALNNAWKVRLDKIVPYLQDLKNNGVQALFRPIHEMNDGWSWWGGRPGVNGSKKLYQITYDYLVKTKGITNLIWVWNVKDVGMDRLADYYPGADYVDVASVDMWYKDFPTSSDYNSMLSIAGSKPIALAEVGKVPSPSQLTSQPRWAYFMTWAEYAQTVNTPATLTATHQAANVLTRDELNIAYGRPAAASSVESSSYPASNVTDGNLTTRWSSAFSDNQSITIDLGSQRTFNNVQLAWEASYAKSYQIQVSNDQTTWSTVYSTTAGDGGNDSLSFTATSARYIKIQCITRSNAYGFSLWDVSVFNK; this comes from the coding sequence ATGAAACACCCCTGGATTGCCTTACTGCTCCCGCTTGCCCTGGCCGCCTGCAGCACCACCACAGCCCCCGAGGTTGCCGCTCCACAGGCCCTCTCTCCTGGACAGTCCAGCGTGCTGGATTACATCAAGAGCATTTCGGGCAAGTACACCATTGCAGGACAGCACAACCGGGAACCCAACAGCGACCCCACCAAATGGACCCGCTACATTCAGAGCACCACCGGAAAAACCCCTGGCCTGTGGGGCGGAGATTTCCTGTTTCTGCAGGACGACATCAACAACCGCCAGACCATGGTCAACCAGGCCAAAGCGCAGTTCAAGAGTGGGGCTGTGGTGGCCCTGACCTGGCACGTGTGCCCCCCCACCGTCAGTGAGCCCTGCAACTGGGACTCGGGCGGCATCCTCAGCCACCTCAGTGATGCCCAGTGGAGCCAGCTGATCACCCCAGGAAGTGCCCTGAACAACGCCTGGAAGGTCCGCCTGGACAAAATTGTGCCCTACCTGCAGGACCTCAAGAACAACGGGGTGCAGGCCCTGTTCAGACCCATCCACGAAATGAACGATGGCTGGAGCTGGTGGGGTGGGCGTCCCGGCGTGAATGGCAGCAAAAAACTCTACCAGATCACCTACGATTACCTGGTCAAAACCAAAGGCATCACCAACCTGATCTGGGTGTGGAACGTCAAAGATGTGGGCATGGACCGCCTTGCAGACTACTACCCCGGAGCAGATTACGTGGATGTGGCCTCCGTGGACATGTGGTACAAGGATTTCCCCACCAGCAGCGATTACAATTCCATGCTCTCCATTGCAGGCAGCAAACCCATTGCTCTGGCAGAAGTGGGCAAAGTTCCCAGCCCCTCACAATTGACCTCACAGCCCCGCTGGGCCTACTTCATGACCTGGGCCGAGTATGCCCAGACCGTCAACACCCCCGCCACCCTGACCGCCACCCATCAGGCCGCCAACGTGCTGACCCGAGATGAGCTGAACATCGCCTATGGCCGTCCTGCAGCTGCCTCTTCTGTGGAAAGCAGCAGTTACCCAGCCAGCAATGTGACAGATGGGAACCTGACCACCCGCTGGAGCAGTGCTTTCAGCGACAACCAGTCCATCACCATCGATCTGGGCAGCCAGAGGACCTTCAACAACGTTCAACTGGCCTGGGAAGCCTCTTATGCCAAAAGCTACCAGATCCAGGTCTCCAACGACCAGACCACCTGGAGCACCGTGTACAGCACCACCGCAGGAGATGGCGGCAACGACAGCCTGAGTTTCACGGCCACCAGCGCCCGCTACATCAAAATCCAGTGCATCACCCGGTCCAACGCTTACGGTTTCTCTCTGTGGGACGTGTCCGTTTTCAACAAGTGA
- a CDS encoding glycosyl hydrolase, which yields MKKTALLLLPVLLGACGSLNPQTHTERSSQVIPQDLISDTTSQLLETLKTTRGVKVLSGQHNREPNSDPTRWTRYVQSTTGKTPAVWGGDFLFSSSDIAARPTLIAEAKRQWQAGSLVTLTWNVCPPTVTEPCNWDSNGILADLTDAQWSQLITPGTGLYNAWLARLDRIVPSLQDLKNNNVPVLWRFGRDLNDGWSWWGGRPGANGSRKLYQITRDYLTGTKGLSNLIWVWNVKDVNMGTVSDYWPGEGYVDALGLNVWSKAAPSSTDYSTLVSLSGGRPIALTEVTQVPSPALLAAQPRWSWFMVWAESAQNSNTTAALNTTYSDAKVVSQDRTDLNINLNLALNRPVTASSQESTQNAPANVTDGDLNTRWSSSYADNQSLTIDLGQTRTINRVELKWEAAYASQYQVQVSLDKTTFTTVHSNYAADGGTDQIYLAPTQARYVRLYSIKRATSYGSSLWEMGVYGRIQPVAGSNAISRLAAATTVGTGGSWAKNSITVNNFNLPYQLYTPTTQPSSNQLPLIIHLHGSGEAGTDNVLQMMAGTHNGPQYFTDPNYQKVQAAYVLAPQTPVAIRWASTGIPEYNLDTTPETVSMTALQKLIENLVATLPNVDPDRVYFAGLSRGGQGVWWAAMTRANQWGAILPIAGSGSPNHASRLKDLAVWAFHATNDNTTSVQYTRNMVNGILAAGGNKVKFTEVPTGDHQAGWETAYGTMDAFNWLIRYRR from the coding sequence ATGAAAAAAACAGCCCTCCTTCTTCTTCCCGTCTTGCTGGGTGCCTGTGGCAGCCTGAACCCCCAGACCCACACGGAACGATCCAGTCAGGTGATCCCTCAGGATTTGATCTCGGACACCACCAGCCAGTTGCTGGAAACCCTGAAAACCACCCGTGGCGTGAAAGTCCTGTCCGGGCAGCACAACCGGGAGCCCAACAGCGATCCCACCAGGTGGACCCGTTATGTGCAAAGCACCACGGGCAAGACCCCTGCAGTGTGGGGCGGAGATTTCCTCTTCAGCAGCAGTGACATTGCGGCCCGCCCCACCCTGATTGCCGAAGCCAAAAGACAGTGGCAGGCAGGATCCCTGGTCACCCTGACCTGGAATGTCTGCCCCCCAACAGTGACAGAGCCCTGCAACTGGGATTCAAACGGCATTCTGGCCGACCTGACGGACGCCCAGTGGTCGCAACTCATCACCCCTGGAACGGGCCTGTACAACGCATGGCTGGCCCGCCTGGACAGGATTGTGCCTTCTTTGCAGGACCTCAAAAACAACAATGTGCCCGTGCTGTGGCGTTTTGGACGGGACCTCAACGATGGCTGGAGCTGGTGGGGGGGTCGTCCGGGGGCAAACGGCAGCCGCAAACTCTACCAGATCACCCGCGATTACCTGACCGGAACGAAGGGCCTCAGCAACCTGATCTGGGTGTGGAACGTCAAAGACGTGAACATGGGCACGGTGTCGGATTACTGGCCGGGAGAGGGCTATGTGGACGCTCTGGGCCTGAATGTCTGGAGCAAAGCCGCACCTTCCAGCACAGACTACAGCACCCTGGTGTCCCTGTCTGGGGGCCGTCCCATTGCCCTCACCGAAGTCACCCAGGTGCCCAGTCCTGCACTGCTGGCCGCCCAGCCCCGCTGGTCCTGGTTCATGGTGTGGGCTGAGAGCGCCCAGAACAGCAACACCACTGCTGCCCTGAACACCACCTACAGCGACGCAAAAGTCGTCTCGCAGGACCGCACCGACCTCAACATCAACCTCAATCTGGCCCTGAACCGCCCGGTCACGGCCTCTTCGCAGGAATCGACCCAGAACGCACCTGCCAACGTGACAGATGGTGACCTGAACACCCGCTGGAGCAGCAGTTACGCAGACAACCAGTCGCTCACCATCGATCTGGGCCAGACCCGCACCATCAACAGGGTTGAACTCAAGTGGGAAGCGGCCTACGCCTCGCAGTACCAGGTGCAGGTCTCGCTGGACAAAACCACCTTCACCACCGTGCACAGCAACTACGCAGCAGATGGGGGCACCGACCAGATTTACCTTGCGCCCACCCAGGCCCGCTATGTGCGCCTTTACAGCATCAAGCGGGCCACCAGTTACGGCTCCTCCCTGTGGGAAATGGGGGTTTACGGGCGCATTCAGCCTGTGGCGGGCAGCAATGCCATTTCCAGACTGGCCGCAGCGACCACGGTGGGAACCGGAGGAAGCTGGGCCAAAAACAGCATCACGGTGAACAATTTCAACCTGCCTTACCAGCTTTACACACCCACCACCCAGCCCAGCAGCAACCAACTCCCCCTGATCATCCATCTGCACGGCTCTGGAGAAGCAGGCACAGACAATGTGCTGCAAATGATGGCTGGCACCCACAACGGCCCTCAGTACTTCACAGACCCCAATTACCAGAAGGTGCAGGCCGCCTATGTGCTGGCCCCTCAAACGCCCGTGGCCATTCGCTGGGCCAGCACCGGAATTCCCGAGTATAACCTGGACACCACCCCGGAAACCGTCTCCATGACCGCCTTGCAGAAACTCATTGAAAACCTGGTGGCGACCCTGCCCAACGTGGACCCGGACCGGGTGTACTTCGCAGGCCTGTCCAGAGGAGGTCAGGGGGTCTGGTGGGCCGCAATGACCCGTGCGAACCAGTGGGGGGCCATCCTTCCCATTGCAGGTTCAGGCAGTCCCAACCACGCTTCCCGCCTGAAAGATCTGGCCGTGTGGGCTTTCCATGCCACCAATGACAACACCACCAGCGTGCAGTACACCCGCAACATGGTGAACGGCATTCTGGCCGCAGGAGGCAACAAGGTGAAATTCACAGAGGTGCCCACCGGAGACCATCAGGCTGGATGGGAAACCGCTTATGGCACCATGGACGCTTTCAACTGGCTGATCCGCTACCGGCGTTGA
- a CDS encoding LacI family DNA-binding transcriptional regulator, with protein MTGKSKTSSPTVRDIAQRAGVSLGTTSRALNNQLGINDDLKARVLKAAEELGYDFSNLRQSRSIKRITFIYDRQHNTLSNNPFYSTVLHGVEDACNAEKISLTFTSTSQEEGITDRLKRDESDALLCVGAFEPEQLQEIRELGIPVALVDLWHPEMNNVNSDNFGGAYLLTEFLIQRGYKRIAFVCGPESHYSITQRRQGYRYALITHHLEQDPDLEVFRDPIMWEVEGTDNAVKKLLKLKNRPDAIFCWNDATAIQAIQTCMEAGLKVPEDIAVVGFDDLPTARTCFPPLTTVRINKEALGRRGVELLLQRPSEPTQVIVPTSLVIRSSTR; from the coding sequence ATGACCGGTAAATCCAAAACCAGCAGCCCCACCGTGCGGGACATTGCCCAGAGGGCAGGGGTGTCGCTGGGCACCACTTCACGGGCGCTCAACAACCAGCTGGGCATCAACGACGACCTCAAAGCCCGCGTCCTCAAAGCAGCGGAAGAACTTGGTTATGATTTTTCAAACCTGCGGCAGTCGCGGTCCATCAAAAGGATCACCTTCATCTACGACCGCCAGCACAACACCCTCTCCAACAACCCTTTCTACTCCACCGTGCTGCACGGCGTGGAAGATGCTTGCAATGCAGAAAAGATCTCCCTGACCTTCACCTCCACCAGCCAGGAAGAGGGCATCACCGACCGCCTGAAACGCGACGAGAGCGACGCGCTGCTGTGTGTGGGGGCTTTTGAACCTGAGCAACTGCAGGAAATCCGTGAACTGGGCATTCCGGTGGCGCTGGTGGATTTGTGGCACCCCGAAATGAACAACGTGAACAGCGACAACTTCGGGGGGGCTTACCTGCTGACCGAGTTTCTGATTCAGCGGGGCTACAAAAGGATTGCTTTTGTGTGCGGTCCAGAATCCCATTACTCGATCACCCAGAGGCGTCAGGGCTACCGCTACGCCCTGATCACCCACCACCTCGAACAGGACCCGGATCTGGAGGTGTTCCGCGATCCCATCATGTGGGAGGTGGAAGGCACCGACAATGCGGTGAAGAAACTGCTGAAGCTGAAAAACCGCCCGGATGCCATTTTCTGCTGGAACGATGCCACGGCCATTCAGGCCATCCAGACCTGCATGGAGGCCGGTCTGAAAGTGCCCGAGGACATTGCAGTGGTGGGGTTTGATGATTTGCCCACCGCCCGCACCTGCTTTCCGCCACTGACCACCGTCCGGATCAACAAAGAAGCGCTGGGACGGCGTGGCGTGGAACTGCTGTTGCAGCGTCCCAGTGAACCCACCCAGGTGATTGTGCCCACCAGTCTGGTGATCCGTTCCAGCACGCGCTGA
- a CDS encoding YdeI/OmpD-associated family protein: METAGKTSSPPLAFETQEQLEAWLQQHHQTHTELWVRMYKKSSGIPSVTWDDCVVAALTWGWIDGIRKSLDETSFVQRLTPRRSRSSWSQRNCEIAERLIAEGRMQPAGLAQVEAARQDGRWEQAYAGPASMVIPEDFLAELQKHPAAQQAYEQLERSTLFAIYHQLQTARKPETRQKRMAKWIEQLSQGNKSS, encoded by the coding sequence ATGGAAACCGCAGGAAAAACCTCCAGCCCACCCCTCGCTTTTGAAACCCAGGAGCAACTTGAAGCCTGGCTGCAACAGCACCACCAGACCCACACCGAATTGTGGGTGCGCATGTACAAAAAAAGCTCGGGGATCCCCAGCGTCACCTGGGACGATTGCGTGGTCGCCGCATTGACCTGGGGCTGGATTGATGGCATCCGCAAATCCCTGGACGAAACCTCCTTTGTGCAGCGCCTGACCCCACGCCGCTCCAGGTCCAGCTGGTCCCAGAGAAACTGCGAGATTGCAGAACGCCTGATTGCAGAAGGCCGCATGCAACCTGCGGGTCTGGCACAGGTGGAGGCCGCCCGGCAAGATGGACGCTGGGAGCAGGCTTATGCCGGTCCCGCCAGCATGGTGATCCCGGAGGATTTTCTGGCAGAGTTGCAAAAGCACCCTGCAGCCCAGCAAGCCTATGAACAACTGGAACGCAGCACCCTGTTCGCCATCTACCACCAGCTCCAGACCGCCAGAAAACCCGAAACCCGCCAGAAACGCATGGCAAAGTGGATCGAGCAGCTCTCTCAGGGCAACAAGTCTTCCTGA
- the urtA gene encoding urea ABC transporter substrate-binding protein, with translation MGLLAGAQAEDVKVGVLHSLTGTMAISEITVKNATLLAIEEINKKGGVMGKTIASVIEDGASEPATFAQKAQKLIEQDKVSTVFGGWTSASRKAMLPVFERLDNLLWYPVQFEGNECSPNIMYSGAQPNQQILPAFDWAVEKGFKKYFLVGSDYVFPRTANLIVKKHIENDKLTLTGEEYVPLGGTDFSSVINKIKAGGPAIIFNTINGDSNVAFFKQLAAAGLTAKDYPVMSFSIAEQEAKAIGPKLLEGSYAAWNYFMSLPNTSNKAFIKAYAAKYGKEQLITDPMIHGYVDVYIWKAAVEKAKSFEPDKVRKAAVSIKEITTPMGKIKFDANQSLYQTAYVGQLKADGQFKILWDSKKNLKPEPYDALAFPGKTCKP, from the coding sequence GTGGGTTTGCTCGCAGGAGCCCAGGCAGAAGACGTGAAAGTGGGTGTGCTGCACTCCCTCACCGGAACCATGGCGATCAGCGAGATCACCGTGAAGAACGCCACCTTGCTGGCGATCGAAGAGATCAACAAAAAAGGCGGCGTGATGGGCAAGACCATTGCCTCAGTGATCGAAGACGGGGCCAGTGAACCTGCCACCTTCGCACAGAAAGCCCAGAAACTGATCGAGCAGGACAAGGTTTCCACTGTGTTCGGCGGCTGGACCAGCGCCTCCCGCAAAGCCATGCTGCCGGTGTTCGAGCGCCTCGACAACCTGCTGTGGTACCCCGTGCAGTTCGAGGGCAACGAGTGCAGCCCCAACATCATGTACTCGGGTGCGCAGCCCAACCAGCAGATCCTGCCAGCCTTCGACTGGGCCGTGGAAAAAGGCTTCAAGAAGTACTTCCTGGTCGGATCTGACTACGTGTTTCCCAGAACCGCCAACCTGATCGTGAAAAAGCACATCGAGAACGACAAGCTCACCCTGACCGGTGAAGAGTACGTGCCCCTGGGCGGAACCGACTTCTCCAGCGTGATCAACAAGATCAAAGCGGGTGGTCCGGCCATCATCTTCAACACCATCAACGGCGACTCCAACGTGGCTTTCTTCAAGCAACTGGCCGCTGCAGGACTCACGGCCAAGGACTACCCCGTGATGAGCTTCTCCATCGCAGAGCAGGAAGCCAAGGCCATCGGTCCGAAGCTGCTGGAAGGCAGTTATGCCGCCTGGAACTACTTCATGAGCCTGCCCAACACCAGCAACAAGGCTTTCATCAAGGCTTACGCCGCCAAGTACGGCAAAGAACAGCTGATCACCGACCCCATGATTCACGGTTATGTGGACGTGTACATCTGGAAAGCCGCCGTGGAAAAAGCCAAGAGCTTTGAGCCCGACAAGGTGCGCAAAGCCGCCGTGTCCATCAAGGAAATCACCACCCCCATGGGCAAGATCAAGTTCGATGCCAACCAGAGCCTGTACCAGACCGCCTACGTGGGCCAGCTCAAAGCAGACGGTCAGTTCAAGATCCTCTGGGACAGCAAGAAGAACCTGAAACCCGAGCCCTACGACGCCCTGGCCTTCCCTGGCAAGACCTGCAAACCCTGA
- the urtB gene encoding urea ABC transporter permease subunit UrtB, translating to MGETALFLGQLFNGVSVGSILLIAALGLALSFGLMRVINMAHGEFIMIGGYLAFLAHQIIPSGASLWLALPLAFVGTFLLGAVLESTLIRRLYGRPLDTLLATWGLSLILQQAARQIFGPTGVEVTAPAWLSGAINFSGALSGLTIPHVRIFVIVLALLILGGLLLLINKTKLGMLVRAVNQNREVASTLGVNTRLIDMTVFAIGAGLAGLGGAALALISPVTPTVGQSYIVDAFLVVILGGLGSLAGTTIASFVVGLFSAGLQTFTSVSFAKVLLLVVVVAFLQWKPRGIVVVKSRALEEA from the coding sequence ATGGGAGAAACCGCACTTTTTCTGGGACAGCTTTTCAACGGGGTGAGCGTTGGCTCGATCCTGCTGATTGCGGCCCTCGGTCTGGCGCTCAGCTTTGGGCTGATGCGCGTGATCAACATGGCACACGGCGAATTCATCATGATCGGCGGATACCTCGCCTTCCTGGCCCACCAGATCATCCCCAGTGGAGCTTCCCTGTGGCTGGCCCTGCCTCTGGCTTTTGTGGGCACCTTCCTGCTGGGTGCAGTTCTGGAAAGCACCCTGATCCGCAGGCTTTACGGCAGACCGCTGGACACCCTGCTGGCCACCTGGGGCCTCAGCCTGATCCTGCAACAGGCTGCACGCCAGATTTTCGGCCCCACCGGGGTGGAAGTGACGGCCCCTGCATGGCTGAGTGGGGCCATCAACTTCTCTGGTGCACTGTCTGGTCTGACCATCCCCCACGTGAGGATTTTTGTGATCGTGCTGGCCCTGCTGATTCTGGGAGGCCTGCTGCTGCTCATCAACAAAACCAAGTTGGGCATGCTGGTGCGGGCCGTCAACCAGAACCGTGAAGTGGCCTCCACACTGGGGGTCAACACCCGCCTGATCGACATGACCGTGTTTGCCATTGGTGCAGGACTGGCCGGACTGGGGGGCGCTGCACTGGCCCTGATCTCTCCCGTGACCCCCACCGTGGGACAGAGCTACATCGTGGACGCCTTCCTGGTGGTGATTCTGGGTGGTCTGGGCAGCCTGGCCGGAACCACCATTGCTTCTTTCGTGGTGGGTTTGTTCTCTGCAGGTTTGCAGACCTTCACCAGTGTTTCTTTCGCCAAGGTGCTGCTGCTGGTTGTGGTGGTGGCCTTCCTGCAATGGAAACCCAGGGGCATTGTGGTGGTCAAATCCCGTGCCCTGGAGGAGGCGTAA
- the urtC gene encoding urea ABC transporter permease subunit UrtC, producing the protein MKKLTLPFMAALFLVLAAAPALLDGYNLSLLGRFLALALVTLGLVWCWGKGGVLSLGQGVFFGLGGYAIAMHLKLMGLPAGEIPDFMMWNGMSDLPAWWAPFKSPVFAVAMIFVIPGIASFIMANLLFRRRITGVYVSLITQAVALAFATLLTSQQGVTGGFNGLTNFTTLFGASYGTPEMQKILYWITVGFVALTFGVGILLERTYFGKTLLAIRDGENRSRYLGYDPVPYKVFAFTLAGILAGVAGALFTLHVGVISPAMVGVVPSIEMVVWAAIGGRESLMGAILGTVLINFAKDRISTALPDAWLYIMGALFMLVVLFPPQSWKLPKLFKASKKPTFKEVHGD; encoded by the coding sequence ATGAAAAAGCTCACGTTGCCTTTCATGGCCGCACTGTTTCTGGTGCTGGCTGCCGCTCCAGCGCTGCTGGACGGCTACAACCTGTCTCTGCTCGGACGTTTTCTGGCCCTGGCCCTGGTCACCCTCGGTCTGGTGTGGTGCTGGGGAAAAGGTGGGGTGCTCTCACTGGGTCAGGGGGTGTTCTTTGGGCTGGGTGGATACGCCATCGCCATGCACCTGAAACTCATGGGCCTCCCTGCAGGTGAAATTCCCGATTTCATGATGTGGAACGGCATGAGTGACCTCCCTGCATGGTGGGCTCCCTTCAAGAGTCCTGTCTTTGCTGTGGCCATGATCTTTGTGATCCCAGGGATTGCCAGTTTCATCATGGCGAATTTGCTGTTCAGAAGGCGCATCACGGGCGTTTACGTGTCCCTGATCACCCAGGCGGTGGCCCTGGCGTTTGCCACCCTCCTGACCAGCCAGCAAGGCGTGACCGGAGGGTTCAACGGCCTGACCAACTTCACCACCCTGTTCGGGGCCAGTTACGGCACCCCCGAAATGCAGAAAATCCTGTACTGGATCACGGTGGGCTTTGTGGCCCTGACCTTTGGGGTGGGCATCCTGCTGGAGCGCACCTATTTCGGCAAAACCCTGCTGGCCATCCGGGACGGAGAAAACCGCTCCCGTTACCTCGGGTATGACCCTGTGCCTTACAAGGTGTTTGCCTTCACCCTGGCCGGGATTCTGGCAGGGGTGGCAGGAGCCCTCTTCACCCTGCATGTGGGCGTGATCAGCCCAGCCATGGTGGGCGTGGTGCCCAGCATCGAAATGGTGGTCTGGGCCGCCATCGGAGGCCGCGAAAGCCTGATGGGGGCCATCCTGGGAACGGTCCTGATCAACTTCGCCAAGGACCGCATCTCCACCGCCCTCCCTGATGCCTGGCTTTACATCATGGGGGCACTGTTCATGCTGGTGGTGTTGTTCCCTCCCCAGAGCTGGAAGCTGCCTAAACTTTTTAAAGCCAGCAAGAAACCCACCTTCAAGGAGGTTCACGGTGACTGA
- the urtD gene encoding urea ABC transporter ATP-binding protein UrtD yields MTDLMQKQTGALLEIRGLTVSFDGFVALNDVNFSVKPGEVRILMGPNGAGKSTLMDTVIGKVRADQGQIFFQGKDISKTPEYRITGLGICRKFQTPGVLENLSVKENLELAARKSKGFWGSLKTRLAKEETDRVSDVVKKVRLEEKADMQARHLAHGEKQWLEIGMVLAANPPLIMLDEPTAGMTVQETALTAQLIQELAKEHTIIVIDHDMTFIELLQADVSVLHMGKMLCEGNLDTVRNNEEVQSVYLGRHKEEAHA; encoded by the coding sequence GTGACTGATCTCATGCAGAAACAGACGGGCGCACTGCTGGAAATCAGAGGGCTCACCGTCTCGTTTGACGGCTTTGTGGCCCTGAACGACGTGAATTTCTCGGTGAAGCCTGGAGAGGTGCGCATCCTGATGGGTCCCAACGGGGCAGGCAAAAGCACCCTGATGGACACCGTGATCGGCAAGGTGCGGGCAGACCAGGGGCAGATTTTCTTTCAGGGGAAAGACATCTCTAAAACGCCCGAGTACCGCATCACCGGACTGGGCATCTGTCGCAAATTCCAGACCCCAGGTGTGCTGGAAAACCTGTCTGTGAAAGAGAACCTGGAACTTGCTGCCCGAAAAAGCAAAGGGTTCTGGGGCAGCCTGAAAACCCGCCTGGCGAAAGAAGAAACAGACCGGGTATCAGATGTCGTGAAAAAGGTGCGTCTGGAAGAAAAAGCAGACATGCAGGCCCGCCACCTCGCCCACGGTGAAAAGCAGTGGCTGGAGATCGGCATGGTGCTTGCGGCCAACCCGCCCCTGATCATGCTGGATGAACCCACCGCAGGCATGACCGTGCAGGAAACCGCCCTGACCGCTCAGCTCATTCAGGAACTTGCAAAAGAGCACACCATCATTGTGATTGACCACGACATGACCTTCATTGAACTGCTGCAGGCCGATGTGAGCGTGCTGCACATGGGCAAAATGCTCTGCGAGGGCAATCTGGACACCGTCAGGAACAACGAGGAAGTGCAGTCCGTGTACCTGGGCCGCCACAAGGAGGAAGCCCATGCTTAA
- the urtE gene encoding urea ABC transporter ATP-binding subunit UrtE: MLKVEGLNASYGESRVLWNVNLEVKPGEGVALLGRNGVGKTTMLRVLAGLHGVQDGKLVFDGSDITRHAPHKRARGGLAYVPQGRGILPHLTVEENLLMGLNATPQKGIPDFIYDLFPVLKEMLHRKGGNLSGGQQQQLAIGRALTMRPKMLLLDEPTEGIQPNVVQQIGEALKVVRGELKVSVLLVEQYLDFAWNFAERYYVLQRGVITHTGETHTDDVDTVSRFITV; encoded by the coding sequence ATGCTTAAAGTGGAAGGCCTGAATGCCAGTTACGGCGAATCCCGCGTGCTGTGGAATGTCAATCTGGAAGTGAAGCCCGGTGAGGGTGTGGCGCTTCTGGGCCGCAATGGGGTGGGGAAGACCACCATGCTGCGGGTGCTGGCCGGTCTGCATGGCGTGCAGGATGGAAAATTGGTGTTTGATGGATCGGACATCACCCGCCATGCCCCCCACAAAAGGGCCAGAGGGGGACTGGCTTATGTCCCTCAGGGAAGGGGCATCCTGCCCCACCTGACCGTCGAGGAAAACCTCCTGATGGGCCTCAATGCCACCCCACAGAAAGGCATCCCGGACTTCATTTACGACCTTTTTCCGGTGCTGAAAGAGATGCTGCACCGCAAAGGGGGCAACCTCTCTGGAGGCCAGCAGCAACAACTGGCCATTGGCCGTGCCCTCACCATGCGCCCCAAGATGCTGCTGCTCGATGAACCCACCGAAGGGATTCAGCCCAATGTGGTCCAGCAGATTGGAGAGGCCCTCAAGGTGGTGCGGGGTGAACTGAAAGTTTCGGTGCTGCTGGTGGAGCAATACCTGGATTTTGCCTGGAATTTTGCCGAGCGCTATTACGTGCTGCAACGCGGGGTGATCACCCACACCGGAGAAACCCACACCGACGATGTGGACACGGTCAGCAGGTTCATCACCGTTTGA
- a CDS encoding urease subunit gamma → MRLTERETEKLLIHLAAELARKRQARGLKLNYPEASAIITAEILEWIRDGRTVADIMSLGTTVLTREDVMEGIPEMLHEIQVEGTFPDGTKLVTVHDPIR, encoded by the coding sequence GTGCGACTGACCGAACGCGAAACCGAAAAACTCCTGATTCACCTGGCGGCAGAACTGGCCCGCAAAAGACAGGCCAGGGGCCTGAAACTCAATTACCCCGAAGCCAGTGCCATCATCACCGCAGAAATTCTGGAATGGATTCGCGATGGCCGCACCGTTGCAGACATCATGAGCCTGGGCACCACCGTCCTGACCCGCGAAGATGTCATGGAAGGCATCCCGGAAATGCTGCACGAAATCCAGGTGGAAGGCACCTTTCCCGATGGAACCAAACTGGTGACGGTGCATGATCCGATTCGCTGA